A single region of the Streptomyces caelestis genome encodes:
- a CDS encoding WD40 repeat domain-containing protein produces MRRPFALLAAALLVGALAVPASAADGDEEFTIKDPRITESSGLAASRQHPGIYWTHNDSDDGAYLYAVDSATGETVATITMTGVGSPRDVEAISIGPGNQIYVGDIGDNLGGTWPHVWIYRLPEPKNLRDQTIRATQYVVKYSDGARDAESLVVHPKTGRVYIVDKNAKGGHLYEGPAELSPSGTNVFRPVAAVPDLEATDATLSPDGEHLVVRSYFGAIAYDWNGGEIKRKERLGVPFLGQGESVTYTADGTRLMYGSEGADSSVEGQDAPGGDSNSPSGSGSSATRDGGGSGEGLSGDLKTGAIAVAVACAVLFGLRGLRRRR; encoded by the coding sequence ATGCGCCGACCTTTCGCCCTCCTCGCCGCGGCCCTTCTCGTGGGCGCCCTCGCCGTGCCCGCCTCCGCCGCCGACGGGGACGAGGAATTCACGATCAAGGACCCGCGCATCACCGAGTCCAGCGGCCTGGCGGCCTCGCGGCAGCACCCCGGCATCTACTGGACGCACAACGACAGCGACGACGGGGCGTACCTGTACGCCGTCGACAGCGCGACGGGCGAGACGGTCGCGACGATCACCATGACCGGCGTGGGCAGCCCGCGCGACGTCGAGGCCATCTCCATCGGGCCCGGCAACCAGATCTACGTCGGCGACATCGGCGACAACCTCGGCGGGACCTGGCCGCACGTCTGGATCTACCGGCTGCCGGAGCCGAAGAACCTGCGCGACCAAACGATCCGGGCCACGCAGTACGTCGTGAAGTACTCCGACGGGGCCCGCGACGCCGAGTCGCTCGTCGTGCATCCGAAGACCGGCCGGGTCTACATCGTCGACAAGAACGCTAAGGGCGGGCATCTCTACGAGGGCCCGGCCGAACTGTCCCCGTCCGGGACGAACGTCTTCCGGCCCGTCGCTGCCGTGCCCGACCTGGAGGCCACCGACGCCACGCTCTCCCCGGACGGCGAACACCTCGTCGTCCGCAGCTACTTCGGCGCGATCGCGTACGACTGGAACGGCGGGGAGATCAAGCGCAAGGAGCGGCTCGGCGTGCCGTTCCTCGGGCAGGGGGAGTCCGTCACCTACACCGCCGACGGGACGCGGCTGATGTACGGCTCCGAGGGGGCCGACAGCTCGGTGGAGGGGCAGGACGCGCCCGGTGGTGACTCCAACTCCCCGTCCGGCAGCGGTAGTTCGGCCACACGGGATGGCGGCGGCAGCGGCGAGGGACTCAGCGGCGATCTCAAGACCGGCGCCATCGCCGTGGCCGTCGCCTGCGCCGTCCTGTTCGGTCTGCGCGGGCTGAGGCGACGGAGGTAG
- a CDS encoding class I SAM-dependent methyltransferase, which yields MTSPELAPEITRFYSETIDEADRLTTTADGRLEMVRTQELLRRHLPQPPARVLDVGGGPGAHARWLVKDDYTVHLVDPIPRHIEQAKDTGATVELGDARRLTGEDASYDVVLLLGPLYHLIERADRDRALAEVYRVLKPGGLLAAAGINRYSSLFEHAAFAHLHKEAVQVSIGGILRSQIHDGKKAFTAAYFHSGEQLRNEVAAAGFEGAEVFGIEGPAWSMLAAAERNTGGDFRDSALFESALTAARMAEPYPELLAASSHLLAIGRRPA from the coding sequence ATGACGAGCCCTGAGCTAGCGCCGGAGATCACGCGGTTCTACAGCGAGACCATCGACGAGGCGGACAGGCTGACCACCACTGCCGACGGACGCCTGGAGATGGTACGCACGCAGGAGCTGCTGCGCCGACACCTCCCCCAGCCACCAGCCCGGGTCCTCGACGTCGGCGGAGGCCCCGGCGCCCACGCCCGCTGGCTTGTGAAGGACGACTACACCGTGCACCTCGTCGACCCGATCCCACGCCACATCGAGCAGGCCAAGGACACGGGCGCCACGGTGGAGCTCGGGGACGCCCGCCGGCTCACCGGCGAGGACGCCTCATACGACGTCGTGCTCCTGCTCGGCCCCCTCTACCACCTCATCGAACGCGCCGACCGCGACCGAGCCCTCGCCGAGGTGTACCGCGTACTCAAGCCAGGCGGCCTCCTGGCGGCCGCGGGCATCAACCGATACTCGTCCCTGTTCGAACACGCCGCCTTCGCCCACCTCCACAAAGAGGCGGTGCAGGTGAGCATCGGCGGCATCCTGCGCAGCCAAATCCACGACGGGAAGAAAGCGTTCACCGCTGCCTATTTCCACAGCGGCGAGCAGCTGCGCAACGAGGTCGCCGCGGCCGGGTTCGAGGGAGCCGAGGTCTTCGGCATCGAGGGCCCTGCCTGGTCGATGCTTGCGGCAGCCGAGCGCAACACCGGCGGCGACTTCCGCGACTCGGCCCTCTTCGAGTCGGCACTGACCGCAGCGCGCATGGCCGAGCCCTACCCCGAGCTGCTGGCAGCGAGCTCCCACCTGCTGGCGATCGGACGCCGACCGGCGTGA